The following are from one region of the Paenibacillus sp. JZ16 genome:
- a CDS encoding ABC transporter substrate-binding protein/permease: MKRKFTAWMTLFMVVVLSFGSIVHAEGEKKTVILGTSADYAPYEFHKTIDGVDTIVGFDIDIAKEIAKDLGAELIIKDTSFDALLPELTSGRVDFVISGMNPTEERRKSIDFSEPYYAAEQSVVVRKEDALKFNTLESLEGARIGVQKSSIQESIAKTIPKANVISLDKIPDLLLQLESERVDVVLAEYPIAKTNMNEATMAITDAKPTAENDAYAIGVRKGNEELLKSINATLERLKENDQIQKFVDEASDLAAGRKAENLNTFEFFWKYRDYYAKGIQFTLLISALGVFFGFILGLIIALMRMSGVKILKFLATAYIEIIRGTPMLVQLFIIHYSLAAFDIKFSPIQSGILTLSINSAAYLAEIFRAGIQGVDRGQLEAARSLGMTKGKAMRHIILPQALKGVLPAIGNEFVVIIKESSIVSFIGVVDIMYQAQILRGMTFAALNPLLVAALIYFILTFVLSKLLGVWERKLSASDNR; this comes from the coding sequence ATGAAACGTAAATTTACAGCGTGGATGACCCTGTTCATGGTGGTTGTGCTGTCTTTTGGCAGTATCGTCCATGCGGAGGGTGAGAAGAAAACGGTGATTCTCGGTACGAGTGCCGATTATGCACCTTATGAGTTCCATAAAACGATAGATGGCGTGGATACCATCGTCGGATTTGACATCGACATCGCGAAGGAAATCGCCAAGGATCTTGGCGCCGAGCTCATTATTAAGGACACCTCCTTTGATGCACTCTTGCCAGAGCTGACGAGCGGACGCGTGGATTTCGTCATATCGGGCATGAATCCGACGGAAGAACGCCGAAAAAGCATCGATTTTTCCGAGCCTTATTATGCAGCGGAACAATCGGTCGTCGTCCGTAAGGAAGATGCGCTAAAGTTCAACACGCTTGAAAGCCTGGAGGGAGCTCGGATCGGGGTTCAGAAAAGCTCCATTCAGGAGTCCATTGCAAAAACAATCCCGAAAGCCAATGTGATATCACTGGATAAAATCCCGGACCTGCTGCTGCAGCTGGAATCTGAACGCGTGGATGTTGTCCTCGCCGAGTATCCGATCGCAAAGACCAATATGAATGAAGCAACGATGGCGATCACGGACGCTAAACCGACGGCTGAGAACGACGCCTATGCCATCGGGGTTCGTAAAGGGAACGAAGAGCTGCTGAAGAGCATTAATGCTACACTTGAGCGCTTGAAGGAGAATGACCAGATCCAGAAATTTGTCGACGAGGCCAGTGACCTGGCTGCAGGTCGTAAGGCAGAGAATCTGAACACATTTGAATTCTTTTGGAAATATCGCGATTATTATGCCAAGGGCATCCAGTTTACGCTGCTTATTTCGGCACTTGGTGTATTCTTCGGATTCATTCTCGGTCTGATTATCGCTTTAATGCGGATGTCGGGTGTCAAAATCCTTAAGTTTTTGGCTACCGCTTATATCGAGATCATCCGCGGTACCCCGATGCTGGTGCAGTTGTTTATTATTCATTACAGTTTGGCGGCGTTCGATATTAAATTCTCACCGATACAGTCGGGTATTTTGACGCTTTCTATCAACAGTGCGGCATATCTGGCTGAAATATTCCGTGCCGGCATTCAAGGCGTGGACCGCGGTCAATTGGAGGCCGCACGTTCCCTCGGAATGACCAAGGGCAAAGCGATGCGCCACATTATATTGCCGCAGGCGTTAAAAGGCGTTTTGCCTGCCATCGGTAATGAGTTTGTTGTCATCATTAAGGAATCCTCCATCGTCTCCTTTATCGGTGTGGTGGATATTATGTATCAAGCCCAGATTTTGCGCGGCATGACCTTTGCGGCATTAAATCCGCTGCTTGTGGCTGCCCTGATCTACTTTATACTGACATTCGTTCTTTCGAAGCTTCTGGGTGTCTGGGAAAGGAAGTTGAGTGCAAGTGATAACCGTTAA
- a CDS encoding GNAT family N-acetyltransferase, producing the protein MGYTAATFSTEQGLFELKAAEAEQAGEMLSLLKEAAEVMEQQGRKQWSPSLFSLDLMEQYLAEREVFILWHRDMAVGMFTLQYRDPAYWGNRDDPAYGYLHRLTVRASYRGLELGTKMISFAESYLLSKGKQGFRLDCVSHLPTLNQFYQRQGFLFVAKQDMGGRFVNLYEKRFM; encoded by the coding sequence GTGGGATACACAGCAGCAACGTTTTCTACGGAGCAAGGTCTGTTTGAATTAAAGGCGGCTGAAGCAGAACAGGCAGGGGAAATGCTGTCGCTTCTCAAGGAAGCGGCGGAGGTAATGGAGCAGCAAGGGCGCAAGCAGTGGAGTCCATCGCTCTTTTCCTTGGACTTGATGGAGCAGTACCTGGCGGAGCGCGAAGTGTTCATCCTATGGCATAGAGACATGGCCGTCGGCATGTTTACGTTACAGTATAGGGATCCAGCCTATTGGGGAAATCGGGACGATCCGGCCTATGGTTATTTGCATCGGCTGACCGTACGCGCTTCCTATCGGGGACTGGAGCTGGGAACAAAGATGATTTCTTTTGCGGAATCGTATTTGTTATCCAAGGGTAAACAGGGTTTCAGACTGGATTGCGTATCCCATCTGCCAACGCTGAATCAATTTTATCAGCGCCAAGGATTTCTGTTCGTGGCTAAGCAGGATATGGGTGGTCGCTTCGTGAATTTATATGAGAAGAGGTTTATGTAA
- the glgB gene encoding 1,4-alpha-glucan branching protein GlgB, which translates to MTPEQLYLFHEGTWYHSYQCMGAHRATEDGEEGVRFTVWAPNARQVGLAGDWNGWDGSQDTLYRIPDSGIWSRFFPGMQTGTYYKYHITGPYGETFLKADPYAFQAEVRPATASVVTDLSGYHWQDAAWKRKNKSPYTKPMNIYEMHFGTWRQKADGSFYTYRELAGLLIPYLVEMCYTHVEFMPLAEHPYDLSWGYQGTGFFALTSRYGSPHDFMYLVDQLHQAGIGVLLDWVPAHFAKDAHGLRLFDGAPLYEYADPQKAEKPGWGTLSFDYAKPEVISFLISNALFWMDMYHIDGLRVDAVTSMIRLDFEKREGQYSLNAHGGVENLEAISFLQELNKAVFRYYPNALMMAEESSAWAGVTAPVHEGGLGFNYKWNMGWMNDTLSYVEQEFDQRPTHHNLLTFPICYAYSENFTLPLSHDEVVHGKKSLLNKMPGSYEQKFAGLRILLGYQITQPGKKLLFMGGEFGQFIEWKDQEQLDWLLLDYESHRKQLAYTSALNRMYVEEKALWEQDHRWEGFEWLSADDHEQSVLSYMRVGAKPGDTLIIVINFQPRAYDQYRIGLPRSGQYVEILNSDHTDYGGSGLVNNEVMKAEKMVWHGQTYSLEIKLPPLSMVVLKKKPRSRKPRAQEDVSLKAAKVKEKTARKTKRNQRGKQD; encoded by the coding sequence ATGACTCCGGAACAATTGTATTTATTTCATGAAGGAACCTGGTATCACAGTTACCAATGCATGGGCGCACACCGTGCAACTGAAGATGGAGAAGAAGGCGTGCGGTTTACGGTATGGGCTCCAAATGCAAGGCAGGTGGGTCTTGCCGGAGACTGGAACGGCTGGGACGGTTCCCAAGACACGTTATATAGGATACCCGATTCGGGAATTTGGAGTCGGTTTTTCCCTGGGATGCAGACTGGAACTTATTACAAATATCATATCACCGGACCGTATGGAGAAACGTTCTTGAAGGCCGATCCATACGCGTTTCAAGCCGAAGTTCGACCTGCAACGGCATCGGTTGTGACCGATCTCTCTGGATATCATTGGCAAGATGCTGCATGGAAAAGAAAGAACAAATCCCCTTACACCAAGCCGATGAACATATATGAAATGCATTTTGGAACCTGGCGGCAAAAGGCGGACGGCTCGTTCTATACATACCGCGAACTGGCTGGCCTACTGATTCCTTACTTGGTGGAGATGTGTTATACCCATGTGGAATTCATGCCCTTGGCTGAGCATCCGTATGACCTTTCATGGGGGTATCAGGGAACCGGATTCTTTGCGCTGACCAGCAGATACGGAAGTCCCCATGATTTCATGTATCTTGTTGATCAGCTGCATCAAGCAGGTATCGGCGTGCTGCTCGACTGGGTGCCCGCACATTTTGCCAAGGATGCCCACGGGCTTCGGCTGTTTGACGGGGCGCCTCTTTATGAGTACGCAGATCCGCAAAAAGCAGAGAAACCGGGCTGGGGAACACTGTCTTTCGATTATGCCAAGCCAGAGGTGATTTCATTCCTCATCTCCAATGCCTTATTTTGGATGGATATGTATCATATTGATGGTCTTCGTGTTGACGCCGTGACAAGCATGATCCGGCTGGATTTTGAAAAGCGAGAAGGTCAGTACAGCCTTAATGCGCATGGTGGGGTGGAAAATCTTGAAGCGATATCCTTTCTGCAGGAATTGAATAAAGCCGTGTTTCGGTATTACCCGAATGCCTTGATGATGGCCGAGGAATCCAGCGCATGGGCAGGGGTTACCGCACCCGTGCACGAGGGAGGTCTCGGGTTTAATTACAAATGGAATATGGGCTGGATGAATGACACGCTGTCCTATGTGGAGCAAGAATTCGATCAGCGGCCTACCCATCATAATTTACTAACATTTCCCATTTGTTATGCCTATTCAGAGAATTTTACATTACCGCTGTCCCACGATGAAGTAGTTCATGGGAAGAAATCACTGCTTAATAAAATGCCGGGGAGTTATGAACAGAAGTTTGCGGGCCTCCGGATTTTGCTCGGATATCAGATCACCCAGCCCGGCAAGAAGCTGCTGTTTATGGGGGGCGAGTTCGGCCAGTTCATTGAATGGAAGGATCAGGAGCAGCTGGATTGGCTGCTGCTGGACTACGAAAGCCACCGGAAGCAGCTGGCTTATACGTCAGCGTTAAACCGCATGTATGTGGAGGAGAAGGCGCTATGGGAGCAGGATCACAGATGGGAAGGCTTTGAGTGGCTTAGCGCCGATGATCATGAGCAAAGTGTCCTATCGTACATGAGAGTGGGCGCAAAACCTGGTGATACACTGATCATCGTCATTAATTTTCAGCCCCGGGCATATGACCAATATCGGATCGGCTTACCGAGATCGGGGCAGTACGTGGAAATATTGAATTCCGATCACACCGATTATGGCGGCTCCGGACTGGTCAATAACGAAGTCATGAAAGCGGAGAAAATGGTCTGGCATGGCCAAACATACAGCCTGGAGATCAAGCTGCCTCCGCTGAGTATGGTGGTATTAAAGAAAAAGCCGCGTTCCAGAAAGCCGCGGGCTCAAGAGGACGTTTCACTGAAGGCGGCAAAAGTAAAAGAAAAGACGGCACGAAAAACCAAGCGAAATCAAAGGGGGAAGCAGGATTGA
- a CDS encoding glucose-1-phosphate adenylyltransferase has translation MKRKDCIAMLLAGGEGKRLAPLTSKLAKPAVPFGGHYRIIDFPLSNCVNSGIDTVGVLTQYEAESLHEHIGEGEPWGLTHTGREGIALLPSNSTHQDGYLGTADAIYKNIPYIDDQNPEHVLILSGDHIYQMDYREMLEAHMKQAAPATISVMEVPWEDASRFGVMSVDDNLNITQFAEKPAEPQSNLASMGIYLFRWDYLKQHLIEDAADPNSSHDFGKDVIPKMLSGEESLLAFRFQGYWRDVGTVESLWEAHMDVLSQNELVLERSDWPMYTRAWKTKLSAARTRNAEHTDCLIHDQCTFEGKAKSSVIFCGAEIGKYSIVKDSVVMPNAKIGKGVHIEHAIIGEGAIIKDGAIVKGAPGNVVVVGPYETVLPKPTIRTQPSRLLQDVYEKGRLRANVSSS, from the coding sequence ATGAAGAGAAAAGACTGTATTGCTATGCTTCTGGCCGGTGGAGAGGGTAAACGATTAGCTCCCCTTACGTCCAAGCTGGCAAAACCCGCCGTTCCTTTTGGCGGACATTATCGTATAATCGATTTTCCTCTCAGCAATTGTGTGAACTCCGGAATCGATACGGTTGGAGTACTTACACAATATGAGGCAGAATCATTACACGAACATATCGGTGAAGGTGAACCCTGGGGACTAACACATACAGGACGCGAAGGCATTGCTCTGCTTCCATCCAACAGTACACACCAAGATGGATACTTGGGTACAGCAGACGCCATTTATAAAAACATTCCATACATCGATGATCAAAATCCCGAACACGTCCTCATTCTATCCGGGGACCATATTTACCAGATGGATTACCGCGAAATGCTTGAAGCTCACATGAAACAAGCGGCTCCTGCCACGATCTCCGTGATGGAAGTGCCATGGGAAGACGCCAGCCGGTTCGGCGTCATGAGCGTTGATGACAATCTCAATATCACCCAATTTGCCGAAAAGCCGGCAGAACCGCAAAGCAACCTTGCCTCAATGGGCATTTATTTGTTCCGTTGGGACTATCTGAAGCAGCACCTCATTGAGGATGCGGCTGATCCAAACTCCAGCCATGACTTCGGGAAGGATGTCATCCCGAAGATGCTGTCCGGAGAAGAGTCGCTGCTTGCGTTTCGCTTCCAGGGCTACTGGCGCGATGTGGGCACCGTAGAGAGCCTCTGGGAAGCCCACATGGATGTGCTTAGCCAAAACGAGCTCGTTCTGGAGAGATCCGATTGGCCCATGTATACCCGTGCATGGAAGACCAAACTTTCGGCAGCGCGGACACGCAATGCGGAACACACGGACTGCTTGATTCATGACCAATGCACCTTCGAAGGAAAAGCCAAGAGCTCCGTTATATTCTGCGGTGCGGAGATCGGCAAATACTCCATCGTCAAGGACAGTGTGGTCATGCCGAATGCCAAAATCGGCAAAGGTGTCCATATCGAGCATGCTATTATTGGCGAGGGAGCGATCATCAAGGATGGAGCGATTGTAAAAGGAGCCCCTGGCAACGTTGTGGTCGTTGGACCTTACGAGACGGTGCTTCCGAAACCAACCATTCGTACCCAACCGTCCCGACTGCTTCAGGATGTATACGAAAAAGGACGCTTGCGGGCGAATGTCTCTTCATCTTAA
- a CDS encoding amino acid ABC transporter ATP-binding protein, which translates to MITVKDLHKSFGKLEILKGINIEIAKGEVVVVIGPSGSGKSTFLRCLNLLEVPTSGEISFEGELITAKNHNINATREKMGMVFQQFNLFPHKKVIENITLAPIQVKGVSAKEAEATADELLKSVGLQDKKESYPSQLSGGQKQRIAIARALAMQPHVMLFDEPTSALDPEMVGEVLEVMKKLADGGMTMVIVTHEMGFAREVGDRILFMDGGKIVEEGTPDQLFGNPTHPRTKEFLSKVL; encoded by the coding sequence GTGATAACCGTTAAGGATCTTCATAAATCATTTGGCAAGCTGGAAATATTGAAGGGCATTAACATCGAGATTGCAAAAGGAGAAGTGGTGGTTGTCATCGGACCGAGCGGCTCCGGAAAAAGCACCTTTTTACGCTGTCTCAATTTGCTTGAAGTGCCGACCAGCGGCGAAATTTCGTTCGAGGGTGAGCTGATCACCGCCAAGAATCACAATATCAATGCTACCCGCGAGAAAATGGGCATGGTGTTTCAGCAGTTTAACCTGTTTCCTCACAAGAAGGTCATCGAGAATATTACGCTTGCTCCTATTCAGGTGAAGGGGGTCTCGGCGAAGGAAGCCGAGGCTACTGCAGACGAGCTGCTGAAGTCGGTGGGGCTGCAGGATAAGAAGGAGTCTTATCCTTCCCAGCTGTCCGGTGGACAGAAGCAGAGAATCGCCATAGCGCGAGCACTCGCGATGCAGCCGCATGTCATGCTGTTTGACGAACCAACCTCCGCACTGGACCCGGAGATGGTGGGTGAGGTATTGGAGGTAATGAAGAAGCTTGCCGATGGCGGGATGACGATGGTCATCGTCACCCATGAGATGGGCTTCGCCCGGGAAGTGGGAGATCGGATCCTGTTCATGGATGGCGGTAAAATCGTAGAGGAAGGTACGCCGGACCAGCTGTTTGGCAATCCGACCCATCCTCGTACGAAAGAGTTTTTAAGTAAGGTTTTGTAA
- the glgA gene encoding glycogen synthase GlgA, which yields MKLLFAASECGPYIKTGGLADVIAALPKSLHGMGEDIRVVLPKYRGIPEDYRERMAHVGETRVRVGWREQYCGIESLVEGGVTIYFIDNEYYFGRDGIYGYMDDGERFSFFNRAVLELLPVIDFQPDVLHCHDWHTAMIPLLLEDVYRHDPYYAGIRTVFTIHNLLYQGVFPYEVLVDLLGIHSRHFTAEGVEYYGNVNFMKAGIVYADHVTTVSPTYASEIQTGYYGYGLDGLLSAQGSRLSGIVNGIDTKSYNPATDSHIAMKYRSGLNKKTQNKIALQEELNLPVAPHIPLMSMVTRLVDSKGLDLVIRILDELLYYDEIQFVVLGTGDPSYEHWFREAANRYPNKMSAQIRFNEPLSRRFYAGSDLFLMPSKFEPCGISQLIAMRYGSVPIVRETGGLNDTVHAYNEYTGEGNGFSFKDYNAHDMMNTIRRATAIYRQPEHWRKVSKNALGGDYSWNVSAKEYQEIYQQITKSHA from the coding sequence TTGAAATTGTTATTTGCAGCCTCAGAGTGTGGACCGTACATCAAAACAGGCGGATTGGCGGATGTGATCGCTGCTTTGCCTAAATCCCTTCATGGCATGGGCGAGGATATTCGGGTGGTTCTGCCCAAATATCGGGGAATTCCTGAGGACTACCGGGAGCGCATGGCGCATGTAGGGGAAACCCGGGTTCGGGTAGGCTGGCGCGAGCAGTATTGCGGCATCGAGTCCCTGGTTGAGGGCGGGGTCACGATCTATTTCATAGATAATGAATATTATTTTGGCCGCGACGGCATTTACGGCTACATGGACGATGGCGAACGCTTTTCGTTCTTCAACCGTGCCGTCCTTGAGCTATTGCCGGTTATCGACTTTCAGCCGGACGTGCTTCACTGCCATGATTGGCATACGGCCATGATTCCGCTTCTCCTTGAAGATGTCTACCGTCATGATCCCTACTATGCGGGAATACGAACCGTATTTACAATCCACAATTTGTTGTATCAAGGTGTGTTTCCGTACGAGGTGCTGGTCGATCTGCTTGGAATCCACAGCCGCCATTTTACAGCGGAAGGCGTGGAATATTACGGAAACGTAAATTTCATGAAAGCGGGCATCGTCTATGCAGACCATGTAACGACGGTAAGCCCGACTTATGCCTCGGAGATTCAGACCGGTTATTACGGATACGGCCTCGACGGGCTTTTGTCAGCCCAAGGTTCGAGATTAAGCGGTATCGTGAATGGCATTGATACCAAGAGCTACAACCCGGCGACCGATTCGCATATCGCGATGAAGTACCGGAGCGGTCTGAATAAAAAAACGCAGAACAAAATTGCCTTGCAGGAAGAGTTGAATCTTCCCGTGGCACCGCATATTCCGTTGATGTCCATGGTGACGCGGCTGGTCGATTCGAAGGGACTCGATCTGGTCATTCGGATTCTGGATGAGCTGCTCTACTACGATGAGATTCAATTTGTTGTCCTGGGAACGGGGGACCCTTCTTATGAACATTGGTTCCGGGAAGCGGCGAATCGGTATCCCAATAAAATGTCGGCCCAGATTCGCTTTAATGAACCGTTATCTCGGCGCTTCTACGCTGGCAGCGACCTGTTCCTGATGCCTTCCAAATTTGAACCGTGCGGTATCAGCCAACTCATCGCCATGCGGTACGGCAGTGTGCCGATTGTCCGCGAAACAGGCGGACTGAATGATACAGTTCATGCATACAACGAATATACGGGGGAAGGGAACGGATTCTCCTTTAAGGATTACAATGCGCATGATATGATGAACACGATCCGGCGCGCGACCGCTATTTACCGCCAGCCTGAGCACTGGCGTAAAGTGAGCAAGAATGCGTTGGGCGGAGATTACAGCTGGAACGTTTCGGCCAAGGAATATCAGGAGATCTACCAGCAAATCACCAAATCTCATGCTTAA
- a CDS encoding alpha-glycosidase: MLLEALYHVPRDKWAYAYDTKTIHLRIRTKKNDIDSVVAMTGDKYDWDRTYFEITMEKAASDDMFDYWECGVRPKYKRLSYGFRIHAGDETVYMVDSGIGWDYPYPPAGYFEFPYIHEIDVFKVPEWAKEAVFYQIMTERFANGNPATNPEETEVWGGKPEVDNFFGGDLQGVLDHLDDLVDLGINAIYFTPLFLSPSNHKYDTVDYKQVDPHFGDNELLKKVVDSCHAKGIRVILDAVFNHCSEEFPPFQDVLKHGEKSRYAEWFHVNQFPCEVKDGIPSYDTFGFFGNMPKFNTANPEVKAYLLGVAEYWIKEINLDGWRLDVANEIDHHFWRDFRQVVKKANPEAYIVGEVWSDSLIWLQGDQFDSVMNYPFADKVLEFFNGNMDGLTFANRIGSILMRYPQQTNEVVFNLLCSHDTPRLLTRVGGDIRRMKLTVVFLFTFMGTPCIFYGDEIGLTGDGDPDCRKCMEWDPKKRNQELYKFYQGMIALRKKHKALRQGRFRFLQANLHDPCIVYERADETMHFIVWMNNSDSKRTISHPIVTTDWIDAETKDPVKPVNGTMHIDLEPYSYRILCRQLKHS; encoded by the coding sequence ATGCTGTTAGAAGCACTGTATCATGTTCCAAGAGATAAATGGGCTTATGCATATGATACAAAAACCATTCATCTTCGGATCCGAACCAAGAAAAACGACATTGATTCTGTTGTTGCCATGACCGGCGACAAATACGATTGGGACCGTACGTACTTCGAGATCACCATGGAAAAGGCCGCCTCGGATGACATGTTTGATTACTGGGAATGCGGAGTCAGGCCGAAATACAAAAGACTGTCCTACGGCTTTCGGATTCATGCCGGAGATGAGACGGTATATATGGTGGACAGCGGGATTGGATGGGACTATCCTTATCCGCCTGCAGGTTACTTTGAATTTCCGTACATACATGAGATCGATGTATTCAAAGTACCGGAATGGGCCAAAGAAGCCGTGTTTTATCAAATTATGACGGAACGCTTTGCTAACGGAAACCCCGCCACCAATCCTGAAGAAACCGAGGTCTGGGGCGGCAAGCCGGAGGTGGATAATTTCTTCGGCGGTGATCTGCAGGGCGTGCTGGATCATTTGGATGATCTCGTTGATCTGGGTATAAACGCCATTTATTTTACTCCGCTTTTCCTCTCCCCCTCCAATCATAAATATGACACGGTTGATTATAAACAGGTGGATCCGCACTTTGGCGATAATGAGTTGCTGAAAAAAGTAGTAGATTCTTGCCACGCAAAAGGCATTCGAGTGATTCTCGATGCGGTATTCAATCACTGCAGCGAGGAGTTTCCTCCCTTTCAGGACGTGCTGAAGCACGGGGAAAAATCCAGATATGCCGAATGGTTTCATGTGAACCAGTTTCCATGCGAGGTCAAGGATGGCATTCCCAGCTATGACACCTTCGGCTTTTTCGGAAATATGCCGAAATTCAATACCGCCAATCCTGAAGTGAAGGCGTATTTGCTGGGTGTAGCCGAATATTGGATCAAGGAAATCAATCTCGACGGCTGGCGTCTGGACGTTGCCAATGAAATTGACCATCATTTTTGGCGGGATTTCAGACAGGTAGTCAAGAAAGCCAACCCTGAAGCTTATATCGTGGGCGAGGTGTGGTCGGACTCCTTAATCTGGCTGCAGGGTGACCAGTTTGATTCCGTGATGAATTATCCTTTTGCCGATAAGGTCCTGGAATTCTTCAATGGCAACATGGACGGGCTCACGTTTGCCAACCGCATCGGTTCGATCCTGATGCGATATCCGCAGCAGACCAACGAAGTGGTCTTTAATCTGCTGTGCAGCCACGATACGCCGCGGCTGCTTACCCGTGTGGGTGGAGATATCCGGCGCATGAAACTCACGGTTGTATTTCTGTTTACATTCATGGGAACGCCGTGCATCTTTTATGGCGACGAAATCGGATTGACAGGGGACGGAGATCCCGACTGCCGCAAATGCATGGAATGGGATCCTAAGAAACGAAATCAAGAGCTCTATAAGTTTTATCAAGGGATGATCGCGCTTCGGAAAAAGCATAAGGCGCTGAGACAGGGACGCTTCCGCTTCCTGCAAGCGAATCTCCATGATCCTTGCATTGTGTACGAGCGTGCGGACGAGACCATGCATTTTATCGTCTGGATGAACAACAGCGACTCGAAGCGGACCATCTCGCATCCTATTGTCACGACCGATTGGATTGATGCCGAGACGAAGGATCCCGTAAAACCGGTAAACGGTACGATGCATATCGATTTAGAACCATACTCGTATCGAATTTTATGCCGGCAATTGAAACATTCGTAA